In one window of Methanoregula sp. DNA:
- a CDS encoding NADH-quinone oxidoreductase subunit C, translating to MMEPQTILPISVGDVVTKAEQAKKDGNRLVQIGCTKIEDNFEILYVYDKDYKLTNYRITVKQADEIPSISGIYFGAFVYENEIHDLYGIHVKGINIDFKGTFYKTAIKHPFSVTIVKEDDACQNK from the coding sequence ATGATGGAACCACAGACAATTCTCCCGATCAGTGTCGGGGACGTAGTTACGAAGGCCGAGCAGGCAAAGAAAGACGGCAACCGTCTGGTTCAGATCGGGTGCACGAAGATCGAAGACAACTTCGAGATTCTCTATGTTTATGACAAAGATTACAAGCTCACAAACTACCGCATTACCGTAAAACAGGCAGATGAAATTCCCAGCATCAGCGGAATATACTTTGGTGCGTTTGTATACGAGAACGAGATCCATGACCTGTATGGTATCCATGTGAAAGGGATCAATATCGATTTCAAAGGCACGTTCTACAAGACAGCAATCAAACATCCTTTCAGCGTGACCATTGTAAAGGAGGACGACGCATGTCAAAACAAATAA